The Cytobacillus oceanisediminis genomic interval GGATTTAGAAGGAAACTCATCAAATATTTTAGAAAGAACTGTAAAGCGTGAAATTTTAGAGGAAGTCGGTGTAAAAGTAAAAGACCGTTTAATTTATGTACACAGTACTTCTTTCGTAACAGATACTAATCAAAATGTAGTCGATATTGTTTTTCTTTGCGAATATGAATCTGGTGATGCATTACCTTTATGTTCCGATGAGGTCGAAGAGGTGTTATGGCTAACAACTGAAGAGATATTACATCACCCTAATGCGCCTGTTTACTTAAAGGAAAGCATTAAATGTGCTGAAGCCTTGATTCCAGTCCATTAGTAGCAGGGTTCTTCTTAATCTCGTAATTGGAAAGAAAAAAGCAGCCCAATTTCTCATTAATAATTTTGAGAAATTGGGCTTTAAACTTTTCTAACTATTATTTTATCAGGAACTATGCTTTGCAACAGAATCTATAATCTGATTCCAGTCTTCACTATGAATCTCATGTCCAGTTCCAGCAAGTGTCAGCAATTCAGAATGCGGGATGGCTTTCTTAAGCGCAAGTCCGTGCTCGTATGGAAGGGCCGGGTCTTCTGTTCCGTGAATAATGAGAACTGGTACGCGTATCTCATTCATTCTATCGTAATAGGCTTCTCCACCCTGTAGCATGGCATGGTTAAATCTGCTCGGCAAATGATTGGCACGGTCTGCTTCTCTTGCTGCCAGCTTATACATTCTTTCTTGTTCGAAAGGTTTGGAGCCGGCTAGTGTTTTCCATCCTCCCGCGAGATACGGAATAGCCGCATCCCGATCCGACCAATCGATGGAAGCGCTCTTCGTGTGGTAATCCAGGATTTTCTGATCCATTGGCGGGAGCTTTTCTATCTCAGTTCCAAATACACTTGATGCAATAAGTGTAAGTGTCAATACACGTGCCGGATATCTTAAGGCAAGAATCTGTCCGGTTAATCCGCCCATGGACATGCCGACGATATGGGCCCGGTCAATGTGATAAGCATCAAGTACGCCTGCTGCATCGTCAGCCAAGTCTGTTATTGTATAATTGGAAGTTCCGTGTTCATAAGTGGTCGATCTGCCCAGATCCCGATGATCGTAACGAATGACAAATCTCCCCTGATCAGCCAGACGGAGACAGAAATCCTCGTCCCACCAGTCCAGTGAAGACATTGCGCCCATGATCAAAAGAATTGCTGGATCCTTAGAGTTTCCAAAGCTCTCTGTACATATATCCACATTATTTATTTTCATTATTTGTTCACTCATATTTTACCTCCGTATAATCGTAAATATCGCAGATCAGATTGTTTCCGGAGCATTTAGGCCTGCCCCTGTTCATTATCTGTG includes:
- a CDS encoding NUDIX hydrolase; this encodes MFIVNVEGAIRKNDKWLIVERSKKEEHAGGLLSLVGGKVDLEGNSSNILERTVKREILEEVGVKVKDRLIYVHSTSFVTDTNQNVVDIVFLCEYESGDALPLCSDEVEEVLWLTTEEILHHPNAPVYLKESIKCAEALIPVH
- a CDS encoding alpha/beta fold hydrolase; protein product: MSEQIMKINNVDICTESFGNSKDPAILLIMGAMSSLDWWDEDFCLRLADQGRFVIRYDHRDLGRSTTYEHGTSNYTITDLADDAAGVLDAYHIDRAHIVGMSMGGLTGQILALRYPARVLTLTLIASSVFGTEIEKLPPMDQKILDYHTKSASIDWSDRDAAIPYLAGGWKTLAGSKPFEQERMYKLAAREADRANHLPSRFNHAMLQGGEAYYDRMNEIRVPVLIIHGTEDPALPYEHGLALKKAIPHSELLTLAGTGHEIHSEDWNQIIDSVAKHSS